In the genome of Pseudomonas fluorescens, the window ATACGAAGCCAACCTTTGGATTGGCCGGCGCAGGAGTGGTGGACATGTCTAACCTCGGTATTTTGTGACGCCGCTTGCCGGGCAGGGCAAAACCGACGGACGGGCGCTTGAACTGCGCCTCTGATCAAAAAGTGCGCAATTCTAGCGATGAGTCGTTCACTTGACCAGCTTTATGCAGGGAAATACGACGAGTGCTGCGCTATGCTTCGCGCCGTTACGCTTTACTGATTTTTTACTGTCAACAAAACGTCTGTAACGTGAAGTAAAACAGCGCATGCTGCACGACAAAGCATAGTGCTTCTTTCAAAGAAGCCCGGGTCTGAGAATCAGGAGTGGTGGATGGGTCAGGCAAGTAGTCAGGCTGCCGGTGCCGAACATTCGGCGGTGAAGCCAATTGGCATGCTGGTCGCGGCAGTCGGGGTTGTTTATGGCGATATCGGCACCAGTCCGTTGTACACCCTCAAGGAAGTGTTTTCCGGCGGCTATGGCGTGCCGGTCAACCATGACGGTGTGCTGGGGATCCTGGCACTCATTTTCTGGTCGCTGATCTGGGTCGTGTCGATCAAGTACATGATGTTTGTGCTGCGCGCCGACAACCAGGGGGAAGGCGGGATCATGGCCTTGACCGCACTGGCCCGGCGGGCGGCGGCGGGGCACGCCAAATTGCGTACGTTGCTGGTGGTCTGCGGACTGATCGGCGCGGCGTTATTCTATGGCGACAGCATGATTACCCCGGCGATTTCCGTGCTGTCGGCGATTGAAGGCCTGGGGCTGGCCTTCGAAGGTATCGACCATTGGGTCGTGCCGCTGTCGGTGGTGGTGCTGGTCGCGCTGTTTCTGATCCAGCGTCACGGCACGGCGCGCATCGGCATTCTGTTCGGGCCGATCATGGTCACCTGGTTCCTCGTGCTGGGTGCGTTGGGCGTCTATGGCATCAGCCAGCATCCGGAAGTCCTGCAAGCGATGAACCCTGTGTGGGGTGTACGTTTCTTCGTGGTCCATCCGGGCATGGGTGTGTCGATTCTCGGCGCCGTGGTGCTCGCGCTGACCGGTGCCGAGGCGCTGTACGCGGACATGGGCCACTTCGGCCGCAAGCCAATCGCTCGTGCCTGGTTCATCCTCGTGCTGCCGGCGCTGGTGCTGAATTATTTTGGCCAGGGTGCTTTGCTGCTGGGCGACCCGGAAGCTGCCCGCAACCCCTTCTATCTGTTGGCGCCAAGTTGGGCGTTGATCCCGCTGGTGGGGCTGTCGACCCTGGCGACGGTGATTGCCTCGCAAGCGGTGATTTCCGGTGCGTTCTCCCTGACCCGTCAGGCGATCCAGCTTGGGTACATTCCGCGCATGCACATCCAGCACACCTCCAGCGCCGAACAGGGCCAGATCTACATCGGCGCGGTGAACTGGGCGCTGATGGTCGGCGTGGTGCTGCTGGTGCTGGGCTTCGAATCCTCCGGAGCCCTGGCCTCGGCCTACGGTGTGGCGGTGACCGGGACCATGCTGATGACCAGCATTCTGGTGTCCGCGGTGATCCTGCTGCTGTGGAAGTGGCCTCCGGTCCTTGTGGTGCCGATCCTGTTGGGTTTCCTGTTGGTAGACGGTGTGTACTTCGCCGCCAACGTGCCGAAAATCGTTCAGGGCGGTGCATTCCCGGTCATCGCCGGTTTCGCGCTGTTTGTGCTGATGACCACCTGGAAACGCGGCAAGCAGTTGCTGGTCGAACGTATCGATGAGGGTGGATTGCCGCTGCCGATCTTCATCAGCAGCATTGCCGTACAACCACCCCATCGAGTTCAGGGCACTGCCGTGTTCCTGACGGCGCGGCCGGATGCCGTACCCCACGCGCTGTTGCACAACCTGCTGCATAACCAGGTACTGCACGAGCAAGTGGTTCTGCTGACGGTGGTGTACGAAGACATCCCGCGGGTGCCGCCAACACGACGGTTCGAGGTCGATGCCTATGGCGAAGGTTTCTTCCGGGTGATCCTGCACTTCGGCTTTACCGACGAGCCGGACGTACCGAAAGCGCTGAAGCTGTGTCATCTCGATGAACTGGACTTCAGCCCGATGCGCACCACGTACTTCCTCAGCCGCGAAACGGTCATCGCCTCCAAGCTCGAAGGCATGTCCCGTTGGCGTGAGGCGCTGTTTGCGTTCATGTTGCAGAACGCCAACGGCAATTTGCGTTTCTTCAATCTGCCGCTGAACCGGGTGATTGAGTTGGGGACGCAGGTGGAGATGTAAGCGACCCACAAAAAGCCCCCGTTGCCATTGCGGCAGCGGGGGCTTTTTTGTGCTCAATGCAAATTCTGAGGCCGGTGGCGATCCCTTGTGGGAGCGAGCCTGCTCGCGAAGGCGGACTGACATTCAGCATTTAAGGTGCCTGAAAGACTGCTATCGCGAGCAGGCTCGCTCCCACAGGGGATGTGTGGTGCACGCAAGAATGAAAAAGCCCCCGCTACCGTGAAGTAGCGAGGGCTTTTGTTCAGTGGGTCCGGATCATTCCTGAGCAGCCGTTTCCTTCGCCTGCCGCTTCTCGATCACATCCACCAGACGCTTGGCCAGCGCCGGGTAGTTCTCGTCGAAGTGGTGGCCGCCAGGCAGCTTGATGGCTTCGCCCACCGCCGTCTTGTCGGTGCAGCCACTCTCGTCGGTTTCTTCTTCGCCGTAGATGCACACCACTTTGGCGGCTGGCAGCTTGGCCATTTCCGGGCCGGTGGCGGCTTCCTTGCCGGCGTTGCCGAGCCAGCCTTCGACTTCGATCTCGAAGCTGCCGGTGCGGGCGAAGGCCAGGAGGATAATGGCGTCGACGCGTTGCTGCTCCGACTCGGCCAGACGGTTGTAGATCGCCGGCAGTACGTCGGCGCCGAACGAGTAACCGGTCAGGATGAAGCGCTTGGTGCCCCATTGCTGCCGGTAGTGTTGCATCAATTCGGCCAGGTCCAGCGCGCTTTGCTCCGGGCTCTTGTGCTGCCAGTAGTAGCGCAGGGTGTCGATGCCGACCACCGGGTAGCCGATCTTGGCCATCTCGCCCGCCACGTCGCGGTCGAGGTCGCGCCAGCCGCCGTCACCGGACAGGAACAGGGTCACGGTGTCGCTGGCCTGACCCGCTGGCACTTCGACCACCGGGATCTGCAGGCCTCCAGCAGCTTTGTCGCCGCCGACGAGGATCTTGCGCAGTTCGTTGTTCAGCACTTGCGGCAGGTTGATGTCGTAGTCGCTGATGCTGGTTTCGGCGTTCGGTTGATCACGCACGAAGCCGGCACTGGTGTCGTCCGGGTTGTCGTTCCACGCCACTAGCCAGTGGCCATGGGCGGCGCTTTTCGGCAGCAGGTGAGTGCAGCCGCCGGGTTTCTCCAGTGCCAGGTCGACCGAGACGGCCTGGGCCTTGTCATCCTTCTGCTCGGACAACCAGCGCCAGGCCAGCACGGCGCCAGGGCCGATGCCGCTGACCAGCGTCGCCGGGCCTTTCAGTTCCCGCAGGCCCGATTGCAGGGCGCGGCTTTGCAGCAGGCAGTCCTTGGGCAGGATCACCTGGACAATCTGCGCCGAAGCACTGCGGCTCAGGGTCATCAATTGCTTGTCGCTGAGTTTCTGGTCTTCGTTGACCGCCACCAGCACCTGGGCGCGCGGCGAGGTGCCGGGGATGACACGGGCCATCGCCGCACCATCGGCTGGAGTCAGCAATTCGAGGGTCGGTTCCGGTGCCGGGCGTTTCAGGTACCAGTAACCGCCACCGAAAATCAGGGCCACTATCACCAGCGTACCCAATACATACCGCAAGGAGCGTTGAATCATCAGCGTTTCACCAATCCGGTCAAGCCGCCCGCGATCAGGGCGGCAGTGTCGGCCAGCGCAACCAGCGGATCAAGTCCGGCGGGCACGGCCATATAACGGGGTTCCCAATCAGGCTGGAACTTGTCTTTGAAGCGGCGCAAGCCCTGGAAGTTGTACAGCTGCTCACCACGGCGGAATACCATCGAGCCCAGGCGCTGGGTCAAAGGTGCGCCGCGGCGGGGTTGCAACCCCGACAACGGCACCATGCCCAGGCTGAAACGCGCGTATCCATGGTTTTTATAATGTTGAATCAGGCCGACCATCATGAACTCCATGGTCAGCTTCGGGGCGTCCGGATGCGCGCGCATCAGGTCGAGGCTGGCCAGGTCATGGCCGAAGGTCTCGAGCAGGTTGGCGAACGCCACCGGGCGTCCTTCGAAACGAATCACCGCGATGCGAAAATGCTTGAGGTACTCATCGCTGAAGCGGCCCAGCGAGAAGCCTTTCTCCCGGACGTTCTTGCCGGTCAGCCAGGCATCGGAAATCACCTTGAGTTCATCCATCGGCGCGTGGCCCGGTTCATGGATTTCCAGGGACAGGCCGTCACGGGTGCCACGGTTCCAGGTGTAGCGCAGGTCCTTCATCTCTTTGCCCTTGGCTTCGAGATCAAAACGCTTGAGGTCGACCCGGGCTTCTTCACCGAGCTTGATCGCAGTCAGGCCGATGTCCATGTAGTACGGCAGGTTCTCTGCGCGCACTTGATAGAACACGGGACGGGCGTGGTGGATGTCGCACAGGTCGCGGAACTGCCAGATCATTTCCGCCCGTTGCTGGCCAGGGCCGATCGGGTCATACAACGCCACCAGGCTGCGACCGCGACGGGCGTACATCAGGAAGGCTTCGTCATTGGGGTGAAACAGCAGCGCCTTGTCACCGGTCAGGGCCAGGCCGCCATCCGGTTGGGCCGATGCCATGAGGATCTTGCTGGCGCGCTCCAGTTCGTCGGGCGTCGGCAGGTGAATGACCGGCCGCGCGGTGCGCAGCAGCCAGGTCAGCGATACCACCACCAGCAGCACAGCGGCACCGAGCAGCGAACGCAGGCCGCGAGGGGCATCGGCGTCGAGGGTGAACTGCCACCAGAGTTGGTGGCTGTACGGAACGTCCTGATAGGCGAACAGCAGCAGCCAGATCGATGCACCGAGCACGCACAGGCTGGCCACCAGGTACAGCGGCGAGAACGGTACTTCAGTCAGGCGGCTGGGGCGATAGAACGAGCGGCGGAATACCCCGAGCAGACTCGCCGTCAGCACCATCAGGCTGGCTTCTTCCCAGTCGAAGCCTTTGAGCAGTGAGAGCAGGGCACCGACCAGCAACAGAATGGTGGTCAGCATCCACGCGGCCGACAGCCGGCGACGCAACCCCTGGGCCAGCAACAGGCAAAGAACGCCGACCAGGCTGGCGCCAAAGTGCGAAGCATCGACCAGTCGATGGGGGATCAGGAAACCGATGTGTTCCAGGCGGGTATCGATTTCCGGGGTGGCGCCGGAGAACAGCAGGACAACACCGGACAGGAATACCAGCAGTGCCAGTATCGGGGCCGCCAGGCCTGAGGCCGCGCGCAACGTCTGGCGTGTCTGGAACAGGCGCTGGCCTTCGTTGATCAGCAATAGCAGGCAGGCCACCAGCAAGGGCAGGACCACGTAGATCAAGCGATAGAGCAGCAGGGCGGCCGCCAGTGGCGCAGCGCCGAGGGTGTCGGAAAACGCCGCCAGCAAAATCGCCTCGAACACCCCGACGCCGCCCGGCACATGGCTGAGCACACCGGCGGCCAGAGCCAACAGGTAAACCAACAGGAACGCACCGAAGGGTGGTGCTTCCGGCAGCAGCAGATAGAGCACGGTCGCGGCGGCTGCTACGTCGAGGGCGGTGATGATCAATTGCAGGAACGTCAGGCGACGCCCGGGTAGACGCAAGGTGCGGCGACCGACCCTGACCAGCAGGTTGTCCGGGTAAGGCTGTTCCGGCAGCCGACGACGGTAGATGCCGATGGCCAGCATCGCAAACAGCACGAGCACGGCGCTCGCCACCACGCCCAGCAACGTCTCGGAGAGCCCCAGGGCGACGGAGGCGGCTGGCAGGTCGCTGAGCGTCGCCAGGGCGGCCAGCGGCGGCAGGGCGCAACCCAGCGAGAGGCTGGCGAACAACGTCATGCGGGCGACTTCAGCCGCTCCCAGGCCATGACGGGCATAGAGGCGATAGCGGACCGAACCGCCCGACAACATTGAAAGACCAATGGCGTTGCCGATGGCAAAGGCCGTGAAACCACCCAGCGCCAACTCGCGCGGTGCCAGGCTCACCCCGGCATAGCGGCTGGCGGACCATTCGTAGCCGAGCAGAATGATGAAGCCCACCACGGTTGCGGCCAGTGCGCCCATCAAGGCGGGTTTCGGAACTTCGAGGATCGAGTCGTGCAGCGCGTAAAGGTCGAGTTCGCTCAACAGGTGGTGACAGGCAATCAGCGCGATCGCGAACAACAGCAGGGTGACCGCCAGGCCAATGGGTTGACGGTATTTGCTCAATCGATCAAGCAGGCGCAGGCGCTCGGCATTGATCGGTTGTGTTGCTGTGACAGTGTCTTGTGAATCAGACGAGTTGGCGCGCATCAATCACCTCTTGGATTGTGCGCGACAGGATGGAGGTATCCAGCCAAGTTACCAATCCCTGTAGAAAAAAATAATCACAAATATCAACGCCTATCACCGGGCAATGGAGACGGCGCGTCATCAGTCGTGAAGGCTTCAGCGTGCAATAGAGCATAGTCTGACCCTGGCGCATGGGGGCTCCCCTAACGGCTTGCTACACAGTGGCAGGTCATTGTTGCGAAAGGACTTTTTCAACAGATACAAAAAAGGCCACTCTTTCGAGTAGCCTTTTTTGATGTTTGGTTGCGGGAGCCGGATTTGAACCGACGACCTTCGGGTTATGAGCCCGACGAGCTACCAGACTGCTCCATCCCGCGTCTGTGTGGCGGCATTCTATAGAGATACGCCGGGGTGTCAACCGTTAATCCTGAAGCAGGTCAAATAAATGTTGAATCGCGGCAAGCGGTCGCATGAATGGCCTAAGTTTCGGAATCAGAACGATTTCCGGTTTCGGTTTCGTTGAGTGTCCAGGTCTTGTTTGGCGTTCGGTGCTACAAAACGAGCGCGCACAAAAAAGGCCACTCTTTCGAGTAGCCTTTTTTGATGTTTGGTTGCGGGAGCCGGATTTGAACCGACGACCTTCGGGTTATGAGCCCGACGAGCTACCAGACTGCTCCATCCCGCGTCTGTGTGGCTCATTCTATAGAGATGCGCTCGGGTGTCAACCTCCAATTCCGATAAAACCTCTTCCTGTTCAATTGGTTAGCGTTCAAAAGGGGTGGTCGACCGGTCTGTGAGGCAGGTAGGACAAGGCCTGCGCGTCTATTGGAAGTAATTTTTCGATTGAAAAAATAAATTCACAATCGACTCTTCCTACGAATGGAAAAGAACATTCAGACTACTGGTGCTATATACAGGTGTCAGTGAGATACTGTTTGTCCGGCACGCCATGACGCCTTTTCTTTGCCATGAACACGGCTTTGCTATGACCCAACGCAAGATCATCCACGTCGATTGTGACTGCTTCTATGCAGCCATCGAGATGCGCGACGACCCACGCCTGGCCGGTAAGCCACTGGCGGTAGGTGGGTCGGCGGACCGGCGCGGGGTGATCGCCACCTGCAATTATGAGGCGCGAGCGTATGGGGTGCGTTCGGCGATGTCCTCCGGGCATGCCTTGAAGCTGTGCCCGGACTTGACCATCGTCAAGCCACGCATGGATGCCTATAGAGAAGCGTCCAGGGAAATTCACACGATCTTTCGCGATTACACCGAGATCATCGAGCCGCTCTCGCTCGATGAGGCGTACCTCGATGTGTCGGACAGTGCGCATTTCGGTGGTAGCGCAACGCGCATCGCCCAGGACATCCGGCGCCGGGTCTCCAACCAGTTGCATATCACCGTGTCGGCGGGCGTGGCGCCGAACAAGTTTCTGGCCAAGATCGCCAGTGACTGGAAAAAGCCCAATGGCCTGTTCGTCATTACTCCGGACCAGGTCGAGGACTTTGTCAGCGGTTTGCCCGTGAGCAAATTGCACGGGGTCGGCAAAGTCACCGCTGACAAGCTCGGCAGGCTGGGTATCACCGATTGCCTGCAGTTGCGCGAGTGGGACAAGTTGGCGCTGGTGCGTGAATTCGGCAGCTTTGGCGAGCGACTCTGGAGCCTGGCCCGTGGGATCGATGACCGTGTGGTGCACAACGACAGTCGTCGTCAGTCGATCAGTGTTGAAAATACCTACGACGTTGACCTGCCGGACCTCAAGAGCTGCCTGGATAAATTGCCCGAGTTGTTGGAGACCCTGGCTGGCCGTATGGCGCGAATCGACAGCAGTTATCGTCCGGGCAAGCCATTCGTCAAAGTGAAGTTCCACGACTTCACCCAGACTACATTGGAGCAGGCCGGGGCAGGGCGGGATCTGGGGAGTTATCAGTTGATGCTGACCCAGGCTTTCAATCGCGGCGGTAAACCGGTGCGGTTGTTGGGGGTCGGCGTGCGGCTGGAAGACTTGCGGGGCGGGTTCGAGCAGATGGAGTTGTTTGAGCGGTAGTTGGGTGGTGAATGTGAGGGCGCCATCGCGAGCAAGCTCGCTCCCACAGGGGATTTGAGGTGTTCACAAATCCAGTGTGGGAGCGAGCCTGCTCGCGAAGCTTTTGGCTTTTAGTTCAGCCCCGGATTCGCCACCAGTCGCTCGCCATTCTGGGCCAGCGACTTCAGGAATTCCGTTTGCAATTCGGGATCATTGCGCGTCAGTTCGATCAGGCTCTGTTCCAGTTCGCTGGCTTCTTCTTCAAGACCCAGCTCCGACAGGCGTTTGACCCGGTGGACCCACTGATTGACTTCGTCGCCTTCGAGATCGTCATAAATCAACCCGTGGGCTTCATAGAGCTTGCTGCGTAAGTTGCTGCTGATGGCCAGGGTGGAATCGTTGTGCACGTTGCCCTTGGCATCCTCAACACGGATCAGCAACCGGCTCAGATGATTGATGTCATGTTCGGCGAACGGGTTGTCCAACAGATTCAGGCGCAATACGCCGTTTTTGTCGGTGGTCAGTTCGAAGGTTTCCTTGCCGGCCTTGACCTCGACCGGGCGCTCGCTCCAGGGCAGGCTTGAGTACTCCGTGCGTTTGTCGCGCTGGACCTCACCAATTGCGGCCAGGTTTTGCTGCGCGCGGCCGTGGGACTGCACGTTCATGAACGGGTTGAGCCCGGCGAAACCGTAGCTCAGCCAGTCCTTGGTCACGCTGTCCGGCAGATTGCCGAGGGCGAACACATTGACCACGTTGGCACCGACACCCGCCACCACGGCTACCGCGCCCAGTGGGATTTCGTAAATCTCCCGCCAGGGTTGGTACGGCGTATAGCGATCGTAATGACGCGTGACTTCGTACTCGGTGACTTCGAAAGTCTTCTGCTCGAGAATTTTCACCCGCCGTTGCGGCAGCTCAAGCACCTTGGGCTCACCGACATCGATCTGCAGGCTGTGATCGAGCAATTTGCGCTCGATCCGCTCCTCTTGCTCGCTGCGTTGCGACATGTGGTTGGCACAGCCGCTGACCAGCAGTGCGCCGCACAAGGCGGCACCACCGAGGCCTAAGGTGTTTCGCTTGAACATGACGTCTCTATATCTGGTATCAGCGGCGGATGCGGGCCTGAAGGAACGACAGCACGTCGGCGACCGGCAGCGCTTGTGCGTCGGCCTCGGTACGGCTCTTGTATTCCAGGTTGCCTTCGGCCAGGCCGCGGTCGCTGACCACGATCCGGTGTGGAATGCCGATCAGCTCCATGTCCGCGAACTTGATGCCCGGGCTGGTTTTCTTGTCGCGGTCGTCCAGCAGCACTTCGAAGCCGGCAGCGGTGAGTTCCGCGTACAGCTTGTCGGTGGCTTCACGAACCTGTTCGGTTTCGTAGCGCAGTGGCACCAGGGCAATCTGGAACGGCGCGAGGGTGTCGCTCCAGATGATCCCGTTTTCGTCGTTGTTCTGCTCGATGGCAGCCGCCACCACGCGGGACACACCGATGCCGTAGCAACCCATTTCCAGGGTGACCGGCTTGCCGTTCTCGCCCAGCACTTCGCACTTCATCGCTTTGCTGTACTTGTTGCCCAGCTGGAAGATGTGCCCGACTTCGATGCCGCGCTTGATTTCCAGGGTGCCCTTGCCGTCCGGGCTCGGGTCGCCGGCTACGACGTTGCGCAGGTCGGCAACGGTCGGAACAGGCAGGTCGCGTTCCCAGTTCACGCCGAAGTAGTGTTTGTCATCGATGTTGGCACCGATGCCGAAGTCGCTCATCAGCTCGACCGAGCGGTCGATGATGATCGGCAGCGGCAGGTTCAGCGGGCCGAGGGAACCGGCACCGGCACCAATGGCGTCGCGCAGCTCGCTTTCCGAAGCCATGACCAGAGGGCTGGCAACGCCTGGCTGGTTGGCGGCCTTGATTTCGTTCAGCTCATGGTCGCCACGGATGATCAGGGCAATCAGCTTGCCTTTCTCTTCTGCGTGCACCACGAGGGTCTTGATGGTCTTCTCGATCGGCAGGTTGAAGCCTTCAACCAGTTGCGCGATGGTCTTGGCGTTCGGCGTGTCGACCAGGCGCAGCTCTTCGGTCGCAGCGGCGCGCGAGGTTTCGCGCGGCACAGCTTCGGCTTTTTCGATGTTGGCGGCGTAGTCGGAGCCGTTGCTGAAAACGATATCGTCTTCACCGGACTCGGCCAGCACGTGGAACTCATGGGAACCGGCGCCGCCGATGGAGCCGTTGTCGGCTTCAACAGGGCGGAACTTCAGGCCCAGGCGAGTGAACACGTTGCAGTAAGCCTGGTGCATGCGGTCGTAGGTGACCTGCAGCGAAGCCTGGTCAGCGTGGAACGAGTAGGCGTCCTTC includes:
- the mprF gene encoding bifunctional lysylphosphatidylglycerol flippase/synthetase MprF — protein: MRANSSDSQDTVTATQPINAERLRLLDRLSKYRQPIGLAVTLLLFAIALIACHHLLSELDLYALHDSILEVPKPALMGALAATVVGFIILLGYEWSASRYAGVSLAPRELALGGFTAFAIGNAIGLSMLSGGSVRYRLYARHGLGAAEVARMTLFASLSLGCALPPLAALATLSDLPAASVALGLSETLLGVVASAVLVLFAMLAIGIYRRRLPEQPYPDNLLVRVGRRTLRLPGRRLTFLQLIITALDVAAAATVLYLLLPEAPPFGAFLLVYLLALAAGVLSHVPGGVGVFEAILLAAFSDTLGAAPLAAALLLYRLIYVVLPLLVACLLLLINEGQRLFQTRQTLRAASGLAAPILALLVFLSGVVLLFSGATPEIDTRLEHIGFLIPHRLVDASHFGASLVGVLCLLLAQGLRRRLSAAWMLTTILLLVGALLSLLKGFDWEEASLMVLTASLLGVFRRSFYRPSRLTEVPFSPLYLVASLCVLGASIWLLLFAYQDVPYSHQLWWQFTLDADAPRGLRSLLGAAVLLVVVSLTWLLRTARPVIHLPTPDELERASKILMASAQPDGGLALTGDKALLFHPNDEAFLMYARRGRSLVALYDPIGPGQQRAEMIWQFRDLCDIHHARPVFYQVRAENLPYYMDIGLTAIKLGEEARVDLKRFDLEAKGKEMKDLRYTWNRGTRDGLSLEIHEPGHAPMDELKVISDAWLTGKNVREKGFSLGRFSDEYLKHFRIAVIRFEGRPVAFANLLETFGHDLASLDLMRAHPDAPKLTMEFMMVGLIQHYKNHGYARFSLGMVPLSGLQPRRGAPLTQRLGSMVFRRGEQLYNFQGLRRFKDKFQPDWEPRYMAVPAGLDPLVALADTAALIAGGLTGLVKR
- a CDS encoding potassium transporter Kup; amino-acid sequence: MGQASSQAAGAEHSAVKPIGMLVAAVGVVYGDIGTSPLYTLKEVFSGGYGVPVNHDGVLGILALIFWSLIWVVSIKYMMFVLRADNQGEGGIMALTALARRAAAGHAKLRTLLVVCGLIGAALFYGDSMITPAISVLSAIEGLGLAFEGIDHWVVPLSVVVLVALFLIQRHGTARIGILFGPIMVTWFLVLGALGVYGISQHPEVLQAMNPVWGVRFFVVHPGMGVSILGAVVLALTGAEALYADMGHFGRKPIARAWFILVLPALVLNYFGQGALLLGDPEAARNPFYLLAPSWALIPLVGLSTLATVIASQAVISGAFSLTRQAIQLGYIPRMHIQHTSSAEQGQIYIGAVNWALMVGVVLLVLGFESSGALASAYGVAVTGTMLMTSILVSAVILLLWKWPPVLVVPILLGFLLVDGVYFAANVPKIVQGGAFPVIAGFALFVLMTTWKRGKQLLVERIDEGGLPLPIFISSIAVQPPHRVQGTAVFLTARPDAVPHALLHNLLHNQVLHEQVVLLTVVYEDIPRVPPTRRFEVDAYGEGFFRVILHFGFTDEPDVPKALKLCHLDELDFSPMRTTYFLSRETVIASKLEGMSRWREALFAFMLQNANGNLRFFNLPLNRVIELGTQVEM
- a CDS encoding AcvB/VirJ family lysyl-phosphatidylglycerol hydrolase, encoding MIQRSLRYVLGTLVIVALIFGGGYWYLKRPAPEPTLELLTPADGAAMARVIPGTSPRAQVLVAVNEDQKLSDKQLMTLSRSASAQIVQVILPKDCLLQSRALQSGLRELKGPATLVSGIGPGAVLAWRWLSEQKDDKAQAVSVDLALEKPGGCTHLLPKSAAHGHWLVAWNDNPDDTSAGFVRDQPNAETSISDYDINLPQVLNNELRKILVGGDKAAGGLQIPVVEVPAGQASDTVTLFLSGDGGWRDLDRDVAGEMAKIGYPVVGIDTLRYYWQHKSPEQSALDLAELMQHYRQQWGTKRFILTGYSFGADVLPAIYNRLAESEQQRVDAIILLAFARTGSFEIEVEGWLGNAGKEAATGPEMAKLPAAKVVCIYGEEETDESGCTDKTAVGEAIKLPGGHHFDENYPALAKRLVDVIEKRQAKETAAQE
- a CDS encoding proline--tRNA ligase codes for the protein MRTSQFLLATQKETPSDAVVISHQLMLRAGMIRKLASGLYTWLPMGLRVMRKVEAVVREEMNAAGSLEVLMPSTQPAELWQESGRWEEYGPELLRFKDRHGRDFCAGPTHEEVITDLMRNELSSYKQLPINLYQIQTKFRDEIRPRFGLMRGREFIMKDAYSFHADQASLQVTYDRMHQAYCNVFTRLGLKFRPVEADNGSIGGAGSHEFHVLAESGEDDIVFSNGSDYAANIEKAEAVPRETSRAAATEELRLVDTPNAKTIAQLVEGFNLPIEKTIKTLVVHAEEKGKLIALIIRGDHELNEIKAANQPGVASPLVMASESELRDAIGAGAGSLGPLNLPLPIIIDRSVELMSDFGIGANIDDKHYFGVNWERDLPVPTVADLRNVVAGDPSPDGKGTLEIKRGIEVGHIFQLGNKYSKAMKCEVLGENGKPVTLEMGCYGIGVSRVVAAAIEQNNDENGIIWSDTLAPFQIALVPLRYETEQVREATDKLYAELTAAGFEVLLDDRDKKTSPGIKFADMELIGIPHRIVVSDRGLAEGNLEYKSRTEADAQALPVADVLSFLQARIRR
- the dinB gene encoding DNA polymerase IV, translated to MTQRKIIHVDCDCFYAAIEMRDDPRLAGKPLAVGGSADRRGVIATCNYEARAYGVRSAMSSGHALKLCPDLTIVKPRMDAYREASREIHTIFRDYTEIIEPLSLDEAYLDVSDSAHFGGSATRIAQDIRRRVSNQLHITVSAGVAPNKFLAKIASDWKKPNGLFVITPDQVEDFVSGLPVSKLHGVGKVTADKLGRLGITDCLQLREWDKLALVREFGSFGERLWSLARGIDDRVVHNDSRRQSISVENTYDVDLPDLKSCLDKLPELLETLAGRMARIDSSYRPGKPFVKVKFHDFTQTTLEQAGAGRDLGSYQLMLTQAFNRGGKPVRLLGVGVRLEDLRGGFEQMELFER